In Myxococcus guangdongensis, the following proteins share a genomic window:
- a CDS encoding aspartate aminotransferase family protein, producing MTPLPQPVPSAAPSSNDTLIQKARHHLLQNYKQQPIVLARGQGTRVWDADGREYLDLIGGVATCALGHCHPDVVAAAHAQLDTLWHVSNAFYSQPQIDLAAQLCEWSGLSRAFFCNSGAEANEALLKLARKVMKDRGMPERFEVITFERSFHGRTLATVTATGQPKYHAGFEPLPAGFHHVPYGDLDAVRAAVKPTTAAILVEPVQGEGGVRQAPPGFLKGLRALCDEKGLLLLVDEIQTGMGRTGIPFGFMRDGILPDAISMAKALGNGLPIGAMLCRDDVGASMVPGSHGSTFGGNLVAAAAANAVLKVIRQPGFLDEVNSKGAYFLEKLRGIQSRLPAGRVVEVRGQGLLVGLEMDRDAPVVLGKLREAGVLGNAAGERTVRFAPPFTISREELDQSLAIIERVLTAL from the coding sequence TTGACTCCCTTGCCGCAACCCGTGCCCTCGGCCGCCCCCAGCTCCAACGACACCCTCATCCAGAAGGCCCGCCACCACCTGCTGCAGAACTACAAGCAGCAGCCCATCGTCCTGGCGCGAGGGCAGGGTACGCGCGTGTGGGACGCGGACGGGCGGGAGTACCTGGACCTCATCGGAGGCGTGGCGACGTGCGCGCTCGGGCACTGCCACCCGGACGTGGTGGCGGCGGCGCACGCGCAGCTGGACACGCTGTGGCATGTCTCCAACGCGTTCTACTCGCAGCCGCAGATCGACCTGGCGGCGCAGCTGTGCGAGTGGAGCGGCCTGTCGCGCGCGTTCTTCTGCAACTCGGGTGCGGAGGCCAACGAGGCGCTCTTGAAGCTGGCCCGCAAGGTGATGAAGGACCGGGGCATGCCGGAGCGCTTCGAGGTCATCACCTTCGAGCGCAGCTTCCACGGCCGCACCCTGGCCACCGTCACGGCCACGGGGCAGCCGAAGTACCACGCGGGTTTCGAGCCGCTGCCCGCGGGCTTCCACCACGTGCCTTATGGCGACCTGGACGCGGTGCGCGCCGCGGTGAAGCCCACGACGGCCGCCATCCTGGTGGAGCCCGTGCAGGGCGAGGGCGGCGTGCGTCAGGCCCCCCCGGGTTTCCTCAAGGGGCTGCGGGCGCTGTGCGACGAGAAGGGCCTGCTGCTGCTGGTGGATGAAATCCAGACGGGCATGGGCCGCACGGGCATCCCCTTCGGCTTCATGCGCGACGGCATCCTCCCGGACGCCATCAGCATGGCCAAGGCGCTGGGCAACGGCCTGCCCATCGGCGCCATGCTGTGCCGCGACGACGTGGGCGCGAGCATGGTGCCGGGCAGCCACGGCTCCACCTTCGGCGGCAACCTGGTGGCCGCCGCCGCCGCCAACGCGGTGCTGAAGGTCATCCGCCAGCCGGGCTTCCTCGACGAGGTGAACTCCAAGGGGGCGTACTTCCTGGAGAAGCTCCGGGGCATCCAGTCCCGGCTGCCCGCGGGCCGCGTGGTGGAGGTCCGGGGCCAGGGCCTGCTGGTGGGCCTGGAGATGGACCGCGACGCGCCCGTGGTGCTCGGCAAGCTGCGCGAGGCGGGGGTGCTCGGCAACGCCGCGGGTGAGCGGACCGTGCGCTTCGCCCCTCCGTTCACCATCAGCCGGGAAGAGCTGGACCAGAGCCTGGCCATCATCGAGCGGGTGCTGACCGCCCTCTGA
- a CDS encoding J domain-containing protein has translation MSASNTIVGLGARTDHIATVPNLDLARLQLSPEEAGVLSLVGRVERIDQVLSRSTLGEARTIAVLLALRAKGAIVPARVVQRNQPAPAVDAAMAEEVDLEPERKKEIIELERALDGLDYFAVLGLRPGAPATEVKQAYYNASRRFHPDRYFGKNLGSFRARMERIFRKLTDAHNVLSQQDKRDAYLKANPALALASTAAAAPSPPPAAASPAPAAASYPATELTPIGLTPPPAPSPLRSARPAPLSPPAPAPAPPPVNDAESEARRAERQARLARHPYMAKNVRLTELVARGKAAMSRGDWERAYQDFHQVQTMDPKNREVATLLVEVRRRHDEQRASVEVTRGRELEQHGDDVGALAAYRLAFSLDNQNAEAAFRSAKLGLQQGQDVGEVRVLAQRAVDLLPGRVEHQVLLGRVLMDSGSKKQAKRVFEDAAKLDPDNAEAKAALKKLRWTF, from the coding sequence GTGAGCGCGTCAAACACGATTGTCGGCCTGGGGGCCCGGACGGACCACATCGCCACCGTGCCCAACCTGGACCTCGCTCGCCTCCAGCTCTCGCCGGAGGAGGCAGGCGTGTTGTCGCTCGTCGGCAGGGTGGAGCGCATCGACCAGGTGCTGTCACGTTCCACCCTGGGTGAGGCGCGCACCATCGCCGTGCTGCTGGCGCTGCGGGCCAAGGGCGCCATCGTCCCGGCGCGCGTGGTGCAGCGCAACCAGCCGGCGCCCGCGGTGGATGCGGCCATGGCCGAGGAGGTGGACCTCGAGCCGGAGCGCAAGAAGGAGATCATTGAACTGGAGCGCGCGCTGGACGGACTGGACTACTTCGCCGTCCTGGGCCTGCGCCCGGGCGCCCCGGCCACCGAGGTGAAGCAGGCGTACTACAACGCGTCGCGCCGCTTCCATCCGGACCGCTACTTCGGGAAGAACCTGGGCAGCTTCCGCGCGCGGATGGAGCGCATCTTCCGCAAGCTCACCGACGCCCACAACGTCCTCAGCCAGCAGGACAAGCGCGACGCGTACCTCAAGGCGAACCCGGCGCTCGCGCTGGCGTCCACCGCCGCCGCCGCGCCCTCGCCGCCGCCCGCAGCGGCCTCGCCGGCTCCGGCCGCGGCCTCGTATCCGGCCACGGAGCTGACGCCCATCGGCCTGACGCCGCCTCCCGCGCCTTCGCCCCTGCGCTCGGCCCGGCCCGCGCCGCTGTCTCCTCCGGCGCCCGCGCCCGCGCCGCCGCCGGTGAACGACGCGGAGTCGGAGGCCCGCCGCGCCGAGCGACAGGCCCGGCTCGCCCGCCACCCGTACATGGCCAAGAACGTGCGCCTGACGGAGCTGGTGGCCCGGGGCAAGGCGGCCATGTCCCGTGGGGACTGGGAGCGCGCGTACCAGGACTTCCACCAGGTCCAGACGATGGACCCGAAGAACCGCGAGGTGGCGACGCTGCTGGTGGAGGTGCGCCGCCGTCACGACGAGCAGCGGGCCTCCGTCGAGGTGACGCGGGGCCGGGAGCTGGAGCAGCACGGGGACGACGTCGGGGCGCTCGCGGCGTACCGGCTCGCCTTCTCGCTGGACAACCAGAACGCCGAGGCGGCCTTCCGCTCGGCGAAGCTGGGGCTCCAGCAGGGCCAGGACGTCGGAGAGGTGCGCGTCCTGGCGCAGCGCGCCGTGGACCTGTTGCCGGGGCGGGTGGAGCACCAGGTGTTGTTGGGACGGGTGCTGATGGATTCAGGGTCCAAGAAGCAGGCCAAGCGCGTCTTCGAGGACGCGGCGAAGTTGGACCCCGACAACGCCGAGGCCAAGGCGGCGCTCAAGAAGCTGCGTTGGACGTTCTAG
- the dnaK gene encoding molecular chaperone DnaK gives MAESEPLIGIDLGTTNSIVATVQDGQPVVIKNRTGMALTPSVVAVSKNGKRLVGGIAKRQAITNPQETVYAAKRLIGRKFSSHEVQDALRSLPYEVVVGQHDDLRIRMGGKDLSVPELSAMILQELKADAEAHFGRPVTKAVVTVPAYFNDAQRQATKDAGRIAGLDVLRIINEPTAAALAYGFSRTVNGRVAVLDLGGGTFDVSVLEINQGVFDVVGTGGDTYLGGEDWDNRIIEWLVFGFAKEHGIDLRKDRMALQRLKDAAEKAKVELSSVREAQINLPFISTPPGGSAALHLQAALSREKLEDLTADLAERVVGITTEVLGEAGVRASELKEVILVGGMSRMPKVVEAVRGYFRREPCKGVHPEEVVALGAAVQAHALVAQESELLLLDVTPQSLGVAIAGGFVRRIIPKNTTVPTSATEVFATSKDFQRLVKIMVLQGEHELAHQNELLGEFVLTGLREALRGQVEIEVTFDINAEGIVSVSARDRDTGLRQSITVTASSGLTEEELKRIMDEQRGYLMAARISEELKTKRVELDTLARDVMDALTRARLLPGGGGLTPDAVPRAEQVLEHARQVRANEDVAALGRACELLAGCLAQLKGSARGGVGR, from the coding sequence ATGGCTGAGTCCGAACCTCTCATTGGCATCGACCTGGGCACGACGAACAGCATCGTCGCGACCGTCCAGGACGGGCAGCCCGTCGTCATCAAGAACCGCACCGGCATGGCGCTGACGCCGTCCGTGGTGGCGGTGTCGAAGAACGGCAAGCGCCTGGTGGGCGGCATCGCCAAGCGTCAGGCCATCACCAACCCACAGGAGACGGTGTACGCCGCCAAGCGGCTCATCGGCCGCAAGTTCTCCTCGCACGAGGTGCAGGACGCGCTGCGCTCGCTGCCCTACGAGGTGGTCGTCGGACAGCACGACGACCTGCGCATCCGGATGGGGGGCAAGGACCTGTCCGTCCCGGAGCTCAGCGCGATGATCCTCCAGGAGCTGAAGGCGGACGCGGAGGCGCACTTCGGCAGGCCGGTGACGAAGGCCGTCGTCACGGTGCCGGCGTACTTCAACGACGCCCAGCGCCAAGCGACGAAGGACGCGGGCCGCATCGCCGGGCTGGATGTGCTGCGCATCATCAACGAGCCCACCGCGGCGGCGCTGGCGTACGGCTTCAGCCGCACGGTGAACGGCCGCGTGGCGGTGCTGGATTTGGGCGGCGGCACGTTCGACGTGTCGGTGCTGGAGATCAACCAGGGCGTCTTCGACGTGGTGGGGACGGGCGGCGACACGTACCTGGGCGGCGAGGACTGGGACAACCGCATCATCGAGTGGCTCGTCTTCGGCTTCGCGAAGGAGCACGGCATCGACCTGCGCAAGGACCGCATGGCGTTGCAGCGGCTCAAGGACGCGGCGGAGAAGGCGAAGGTCGAGCTGTCCAGCGTGCGCGAGGCGCAGATCAACCTGCCGTTCATCAGCACGCCGCCGGGCGGGAGCGCGGCGCTGCACCTGCAAGCGGCGCTGTCGCGCGAGAAGCTGGAGGACTTGACGGCGGACCTGGCCGAGCGCGTGGTGGGCATCACCACGGAGGTGCTGGGTGAGGCGGGGGTGCGCGCGTCGGAGCTGAAGGAGGTCATCCTGGTCGGCGGCATGTCGCGCATGCCGAAGGTGGTGGAGGCCGTGCGCGGCTACTTCCGCCGCGAGCCGTGCAAGGGTGTGCACCCCGAGGAGGTGGTGGCCCTGGGCGCGGCGGTGCAGGCGCACGCGCTGGTGGCGCAGGAGAGCGAGCTGTTGCTCCTGGATGTCACGCCCCAGAGCCTGGGCGTGGCCATCGCCGGCGGCTTCGTGCGGCGCATCATCCCGAAGAACACCACGGTGCCCACGTCCGCCACGGAGGTCTTCGCGACGTCGAAGGACTTCCAGCGACTGGTGAAGATCATGGTGCTCCAGGGCGAGCACGAGCTGGCGCACCAGAACGAACTGTTGGGCGAGTTCGTCCTCACCGGTCTTCGCGAGGCGCTTCGCGGGCAGGTGGAGATCGAGGTGACGTTCGACATCAACGCGGAGGGCATCGTGTCCGTCTCCGCGCGGGACAGGGACACGGGGCTGCGCCAGTCCATCACCGTCACCGCGTCCAGCGGCCTCACCGAGGAGGAGCTCAAGCGCATCATGGACGAGCAGCGTGGCTACCTCATGGCTGCGCGCATCTCCGAGGAGTTGAAGACCAAGCGCGTGGAGCTGGACACGCTCGCGCGCGACGTCATGGACGCGCTGACGCGGGCGCGGCTGTTGCCGGGCGGTGGCGGGTTGACGCCGGACGCGGTGCCTCGCGCCGAGCAGGTGCTGGAGCACGCGCGACAGGTCCGCGCCAACGAGGACGTGGCCGCGCTGGGCCGGGCGTGTGAGCTGCTCGCCGGGTGTCTCGCGCAGCTCAAGGGCTCCGCGCGCGGCGGTGTGGGGCGATAG
- a CDS encoding tetratricopeptide repeat protein: protein MGSQRANQLVEAGLWLRLSGDAQGAQKLFERALELDPQNVRARDCLAALEASPGKSSPFSPGPLDAGTRGTPLASLEGDWGAWAEGEGGPLDEEDEERSPSVLIPDVDEPSPGSDVLELLARDESTTQEYGIPEGETDEYGVPPTESELDRLLRGAADLLELDDHSGAVDLLFKAQELAPGDPRVEALRARSERMLMAMLESKLGDLGRVPRVRLQADDIIWLSLDHRAGFVLAQIDGAVTFEDLFSLSGMTRLDTARILAQLLDEGVIAAA from the coding sequence ATGGGCAGCCAGCGCGCCAACCAGCTCGTCGAGGCCGGACTGTGGCTGCGCCTGAGCGGCGACGCCCAGGGCGCGCAGAAGCTCTTCGAGCGGGCGCTGGAGCTGGACCCGCAGAACGTCCGCGCGCGGGATTGTCTGGCCGCGCTGGAGGCCTCTCCGGGGAAGAGCTCTCCGTTCTCGCCGGGCCCGCTGGACGCAGGGACGCGCGGCACGCCGTTGGCCTCGCTGGAGGGCGACTGGGGCGCGTGGGCGGAAGGGGAGGGCGGGCCGCTGGACGAGGAGGACGAGGAGCGCTCTCCCAGCGTCCTGATTCCCGACGTCGATGAGCCCTCGCCGGGGAGCGACGTGCTGGAGTTGCTCGCGCGCGACGAGTCCACGACGCAGGAGTACGGCATCCCCGAGGGCGAGACGGACGAGTACGGCGTCCCCCCCACGGAGAGCGAGCTGGACCGGCTGCTGCGAGGCGCGGCGGACCTGCTGGAGCTGGATGACCACTCGGGCGCGGTGGACCTGCTGTTCAAGGCGCAGGAGCTGGCGCCGGGGGACCCTCGCGTCGAGGCGCTGCGGGCTCGCAGCGAGCGGATGTTGATGGCGATGCTGGAGTCGAAGCTCGGTGATTTGGGGCGGGTGCCTCGCGTCCGGCTCCAGGCGGACGACATCATCTGGCTCAGCCTGGACCACCGCGCGGGCTTCGTGCTCGCGCAAATCGACGGCGCCGTGACGTTCGAGGACCTGTTCTCGCTGTCGGGGATGACGCGGCTGGATACCGCCCGCATCCTCGCGCAGCTCCTCGACGAAGGCGTCATCGCCGCCGCCTGA
- a CDS encoding bleomycin resistance protein — translation MHADASIPALPCVELESTLAFYGLLGFDVTYQQRTPNPYAATRRGGAHLHFFGLKGLDPATAFSTCLIIVDEVERLHERFASSLREQYGKLPLRGVPRITRMRTGQSRFTVVDPSGNSVIFIRRDERSGHGDDGQEPQSALAKALKTARRLRDFKNDDASAAKVLDVALKKPDGGTVVERARACLARAELAVVLDDAQRAKSLLRELDTLALSKSEQGSLREEREAVEHLLRV, via the coding sequence ATGCATGCGGATGCCAGCATCCCGGCGTTGCCCTGTGTCGAACTGGAATCGACGCTCGCGTTCTACGGCTTGCTGGGCTTCGACGTGACGTACCAGCAGCGCACGCCGAACCCCTACGCGGCGACCCGGCGCGGGGGCGCTCACCTCCACTTCTTCGGACTGAAGGGACTGGACCCGGCGACGGCCTTCAGCACCTGCCTCATCATCGTGGATGAGGTCGAACGCCTGCACGAACGCTTCGCGAGCTCCCTGCGCGAGCAGTACGGAAAGCTGCCCCTGCGCGGCGTCCCGCGAATCACCCGGATGCGGACGGGGCAGTCGCGCTTCACCGTCGTCGACCCGTCAGGGAACTCGGTCATCTTCATCCGTCGTGACGAGCGCTCGGGCCACGGGGATGACGGACAGGAGCCCCAGTCCGCCCTGGCCAAGGCGCTGAAGACCGCGCGCCGCTTGCGCGACTTCAAGAACGACGATGCCTCCGCGGCGAAGGTCCTGGACGTCGCGCTGAAGAAGCCCGACGGGGGGACGGTGGTGGAGCGGGCACGTGCGTGCCTTGCGCGCGCGGAGCTGGCCGTGGTGTTGGACGACGCGCAGAGGGCGAAGTCCCTGCTGAGAGAGCTGGACACCCTGGCCTTGTCGAAGTCGGAGCAGGGCTCCCTTCGGGAGGAGCGTGAAGCGGTGGAGCACCTCCTTCGCGTGTGA
- a CDS encoding AAA family ATPase produces MRIAVCGTHRAGKSTLLEELTELLPSSYVTVDEPYHQLEEEGHEFAQPPSLEDFEAQLVRSLENLAEEDGRDVLFDRCPVDFLGYLQAHEDGDAFDLDAWLPRVREALGKLDLVVFVGIESRDRIALSSSEDAELRQSVDEKLKELLLDDPHGLDVEVLEVEGSPRTRAKQVLEHLSR; encoded by the coding sequence ATGAGGATCGCCGTCTGCGGAACCCATCGCGCGGGCAAGTCGACGCTCCTCGAGGAGCTGACGGAGCTGCTGCCCTCTTCCTACGTGACGGTGGATGAGCCGTACCACCAGCTGGAGGAAGAGGGGCACGAGTTCGCGCAGCCTCCGTCCCTCGAGGACTTCGAGGCGCAGCTGGTTCGCTCCCTCGAGAACCTGGCGGAGGAGGACGGGCGCGACGTGTTGTTCGACCGCTGTCCCGTGGACTTCCTCGGCTATCTGCAGGCCCACGAGGACGGTGATGCGTTCGACCTGGACGCGTGGCTGCCGCGAGTGCGCGAGGCGCTCGGAAAGCTCGACCTGGTGGTGTTCGTCGGCATCGAATCCCGGGACCGGATTGCGCTCTCCTCCTCGGAGGACGCGGAGCTGCGGCAGTCGGTGGATGAGAAGTTGAAGGAGCTGCTCCTTGACGACCCGCATGGGCTCGACGTGGAGGTGCTCGAAGTCGAAGGGAGTCCGAGGACACGCGCGAAGCAGGTCCTCGAGCACCTCTCACGGTGA
- a CDS encoding FAS1-like dehydratase domain-containing protein has translation MAIDKRFIGREYGPYSYTIGAEKLREFALALGGAHPSAGTLGEAPAHVSPLLHDEQAAKAGPYGDLIAFPSFAVVFAIRPFGSAVADPELGVNLLMLVHGEQELEFLDVMRPGDVMSTTGRIANIFEKAGMEFVVVTSESRNQRGDVVVKGTWTAVIRGG, from the coding sequence ATGGCCATCGACAAGCGCTTCATCGGCCGGGAATACGGCCCGTACTCGTACACGATTGGCGCGGAGAAGCTGCGCGAGTTCGCGCTGGCCCTGGGCGGCGCGCACCCGTCCGCGGGCACGTTGGGAGAAGCCCCCGCGCACGTCAGTCCCCTCCTCCACGACGAGCAGGCCGCGAAGGCCGGACCGTATGGAGACTTGATTGCGTTCCCCAGCTTCGCCGTCGTCTTCGCCATCCGGCCCTTCGGCTCGGCGGTGGCGGACCCCGAGCTGGGCGTGAATCTGCTGATGCTGGTGCACGGCGAGCAGGAGCTGGAGTTCCTGGACGTCATGCGGCCGGGTGACGTCATGAGCACCACGGGCCGCATCGCGAACATCTTCGAGAAGGCGGGCATGGAGTTCGTCGTCGTCACCAGCGAGTCGCGCAACCAGCGCGGCGACGTGGTGGTGAAGGGCACCTGGACCGCCGTCATCCGCGGCGGGTAG
- a CDS encoding MaoC/PaaZ C-terminal domain-containing protein: MARTFQVGDTFTHVRECDLYRPIYYAGASGDFNPIHIDPEVGKVAGLGGVILQGLCTLGWAVEAVAVFVGDPGRIRRVKVRFSRPVRPEDTVTFEGKVTSIEGDRMVTEVTATNQRGEAVLKGAVVEASLG; the protein is encoded by the coding sequence ATGGCACGCACGTTCCAGGTAGGCGACACCTTCACGCATGTCCGCGAGTGCGACCTGTACCGGCCGATCTACTACGCGGGCGCATCCGGGGACTTCAATCCCATCCACATCGACCCGGAGGTCGGCAAGGTGGCCGGCCTGGGCGGCGTCATCCTCCAGGGGTTGTGCACCTTGGGCTGGGCGGTGGAGGCCGTGGCCGTCTTCGTGGGAGACCCGGGCCGCATCCGCAGGGTGAAGGTGCGCTTCTCGCGCCCCGTGCGCCCGGAAGACACCGTGACGTTCGAGGGCAAGGTGACGTCCATCGAGGGCGACCGGATGGTCACCGAAGTCACCGCCACCAATCAGCGCGGCGAGGCCGTCCTCAAGGGCGCCGTCGTCGAAGCCTCCCTGGGATAG
- a CDS encoding SDR family oxidoreductase: MSETRKKAGGGTYFITGYPGFIGKRLVEHIAREDPKGHVYALVQPKALKEAQKHASKLKGATVELLTGDVVDMHLGLSGEEYQRLCERVTDIFHLAAVAQLGVPKDTAWRVNVDGTRNMLELARDCEHLARFNHFSTCYVSGDRLGVIAEDELDRGQGFRNPYEETKFQAERLVTRAGATLPVTVYRPSSVVGDSRTGEIDKFEGPYYLGILLVTSPLVVPLPLPGNGVAPLNVVPVDYVVEAVWRLSKDPRAAGRTFHLVDPNPMSARRVYELIAEKANKKLPRFNLSARAADVMLRLPVLEKLARPQRAAISYVNHLAIYNCHNTLELLDGSGVRCPPLSSYLDQLVTYVREQYRKRREGSEVEDPLDQGTATG; the protein is encoded by the coding sequence ATGAGCGAGACGCGCAAGAAGGCCGGCGGCGGAACGTACTTCATCACCGGCTACCCCGGGTTCATCGGCAAGCGGCTGGTGGAGCACATCGCCCGCGAGGACCCGAAGGGCCATGTGTACGCGCTGGTCCAGCCCAAGGCGCTGAAGGAGGCCCAGAAGCACGCCTCCAAGCTGAAGGGCGCCACCGTGGAGCTGCTCACCGGCGACGTGGTGGACATGCACCTGGGCTTGTCGGGCGAGGAGTACCAGCGCCTGTGCGAGCGGGTGACGGACATCTTCCACCTGGCCGCCGTGGCGCAGCTGGGCGTGCCCAAGGACACCGCGTGGCGCGTCAACGTGGACGGCACGCGCAACATGCTGGAGCTGGCGCGCGACTGCGAGCACCTGGCGCGCTTCAACCACTTCTCCACCTGCTACGTGTCCGGCGACCGGCTGGGCGTCATCGCCGAGGACGAGCTGGACCGGGGCCAGGGGTTCAGGAACCCGTACGAGGAGACCAAGTTCCAGGCGGAGCGGCTGGTGACGCGCGCGGGGGCCACGCTGCCCGTGACGGTGTACCGGCCCTCCAGCGTGGTGGGTGACTCGCGCACGGGGGAGATCGACAAGTTCGAGGGGCCCTACTACCTGGGCATCCTGCTGGTGACGTCGCCGCTCGTGGTGCCGCTGCCGCTGCCGGGCAACGGCGTGGCGCCGCTCAACGTGGTGCCGGTGGACTACGTGGTGGAGGCGGTGTGGCGGCTGTCGAAGGACCCTCGCGCGGCGGGGCGCACCTTCCACCTGGTGGACCCGAACCCCATGAGCGCGCGGCGCGTGTACGAGCTCATCGCGGAGAAGGCGAACAAGAAGCTGCCGCGCTTCAACCTGTCCGCGCGCGCCGCCGATGTCATGCTGCGGCTGCCGGTGTTGGAGAAGCTGGCGCGTCCGCAGCGCGCGGCCATCAGCTACGTGAACCACCTGGCCATCTACAACTGCCACAACACGCTGGAGCTGCTCGATGGCTCGGGGGTGCGCTGCCCTCCCCTGTCGTCGTATCTGGACCAGCTGGTGACGTACGTGCGTGAGCAGTACCGCAAGCGCCGGGAGGGCTCCGAGGTGGAGGATCCGCTGGACCAGGGCACCGCGACGGGGTGA
- the coaE gene encoding dephospho-CoA kinase (Dephospho-CoA kinase (CoaE) performs the final step in coenzyme A biosynthesis.) has product MHVFGLTGGISSGKSTVTRMLRELGAEVLDADVLAREVVEPGTPGLAAIMERFPGVVGPDGRLDRAKLGARVFGNDEERAALNAITHPLVREAFVEKVQALEARGVTRVVYDVPLLVESGMHAWMEGTAVVWVPRDVQKARLMARDGLDAAAAEARLASQLPLDEKRAVATWVIDNSRDLTSTREQVESVWRAMLACG; this is encoded by the coding sequence GTGCACGTCTTCGGGCTGACGGGCGGCATCTCCTCTGGCAAGAGCACCGTCACCCGGATGCTGCGGGAGCTGGGCGCGGAGGTCCTCGACGCGGACGTGCTGGCCCGCGAGGTGGTGGAGCCGGGCACCCCCGGGCTCGCCGCCATCATGGAGCGCTTCCCCGGGGTGGTGGGCCCGGATGGCCGGTTGGATCGGGCGAAGCTGGGCGCGCGCGTCTTCGGCAACGACGAGGAGCGCGCCGCCCTCAACGCCATCACCCACCCCCTGGTGCGGGAGGCCTTCGTGGAGAAGGTCCAGGCCCTGGAGGCCCGGGGCGTCACCCGGGTGGTCTACGACGTCCCGCTGCTCGTCGAGTCCGGGATGCATGCGTGGATGGAGGGCACGGCGGTGGTGTGGGTGCCCCGGGACGTGCAGAAGGCGCGGCTGATGGCGCGCGACGGGCTGGACGCGGCGGCGGCCGAGGCGCGGCTGGCCTCCCAGCTGCCCCTGGACGAGAAGCGGGCGGTGGCCACGTGGGTCATCGACAACAGCCGGGATCTGACGTCCACCCGGGAGCAAGTGGAGTCGGTCTGGCGCGCCATGCTCGCGTGCGGCTGA
- a CDS encoding cytochrome c family protein translates to MRAPGIRLLPVLLLSLCGVAGAADFVGADSCKGCHPEAYEAWMQSKHARAVSSLSEQQQKDGRCLSCHSPDQVAQTQASVSCETCHGGGQYYSPEYVMKDPELARLVGLVDPSEKQCRSCHDASSPSLRPFDFKESLKAIDHWSAERARRAARTEAASTTPPPATAKK, encoded by the coding sequence ATGCGTGCTCCTGGCATCCGGCTCCTGCCCGTCCTCCTGCTGTCCCTCTGCGGCGTGGCGGGCGCGGCTGATTTCGTCGGCGCGGACAGCTGCAAGGGCTGCCACCCGGAGGCCTACGAGGCGTGGATGCAGTCCAAGCACGCCCGGGCCGTGAGCTCCCTGTCCGAGCAGCAGCAGAAGGACGGCCGCTGCCTGTCGTGCCACTCGCCGGACCAGGTGGCCCAGACGCAGGCGAGTGTGAGCTGTGAGACATGTCACGGTGGGGGGCAGTACTACTCGCCGGAGTACGTGATGAAGGACCCGGAGCTGGCGCGGCTGGTGGGGCTGGTGGACCCATCCGAGAAGCAGTGCCGCTCCTGCCATGACGCCTCCTCGCCCTCCCTGCGGCCGTTCGATTTCAAGGAGTCGCTGAAGGCCATCGACCACTGGTCCGCCGAGCGCGCCCGTCGCGCCGCCCGGACCGAGGCCGCCTCGACGACGCCTCCTCCCGCCACCGCGAAGAAATAG